The Asterias rubens chromosome 14, eAstRub1.3, whole genome shotgun sequence DNA segment TTGGTGAATGCAAGTCACTATAAgcctgaatgtctgacgtcattctttgaggctcgtgaaaaACGCCAGAGAGCGGGCTCAAAAAAATGCAgaaccggcgtgtagtttgacctctgacatctgtcgtttcacatataaatacgcagtcaaattccattgcggacttaagagcagtgactatttgggcatctataTCACTACACGTGCGTTGTATCCAttgggaatcactggatctagcggcagcgacctgtctttatccttgtaatccttgcggataaagacaggggcccagtctaagtCACTGTAAGCTCGTGAGAAAAAAAAGCTAGCTCGTTTGACTTGCCTTCCATGGAGGTAGCAACTGCAGACCTGCAGTCTACCGCTTTAACGCAACGCAACCATTTTATCACGCTTAGGGCCGGACAggggaaacaaaattatatgtaataaatgcacaatcttcagattgcgcgtagtttttaagaattaTCAACTTGGGCTGGCATACATAAATAGCGCGAATTCgcagattgcgcacgcttttgctctcTCATCAGATTCAGCTGATAATTCGGAGTTCGGCAGAGCGTAAAGCGCGAattgcgcacaagtttgtcCCAATCCGTTTAGTAAATTTGTCGAATGCGCCCACGTGCATAGAACTTATGAGCGGGAGGATTTTGCACATCATTTTAGCCggaaattaattttcttgggGGCAAATATTCTGACACAATCGCACCTCCACATTAACCagcaacatctcctgtgtactTCATGTGAATGTGAAGTAAACTGGAAagttttattatgcatcttgAAGAAAAGAAATCCTCCACACAAACAACTTCtgcacaatttttgtatttagcCTATTTATTTCTTTCCCCAGggagcaagtttttttttcttcgggcGGCGATACCTATAATtttggattaaaacaaaatatttgtttagagGGGTTGACAAAGCTAAGGGATAGCTGGCCTCTGTTGAACTTAGCACCGCTATTCACGGGTTTCGGTCACAATAAAAATTGATAACagttacaaaatgtaaactatggtgaaaaatctaacgtaagattcgcattcaaagagtccgtgtatcggaagcttgttatatgaccccacggcgtggagcaatcagaACGTAAGCCTCGGGGCATTATACCATACCGCGCATGCCTTGTCTCTtggggggctggaggtgtaatcccAGGCGCTATGAATTTCAAGCATGTGGGTCTCGCCGTtagcttgggaggggttgggagacagacatcaaagtacatgtttgtcatcgtgggtttgtcagtcggtacacctTGTGTCGATTCCgttatttcttatgatcgcataatgctctgttttgtttcatggctcctagtttctttttgttattagttttcaggtaattaaaaaagattgattatgtcaaaacgtaggaataccgcattttgttatattgacagtgttattgtgtgagcagcttaaaaaatgttttacaaagtttttgtttgtttagtgtgACAAGATCGACCAAAATTGTCCGGGAATCTCCAGGGAAATAcctatagtgtgaaaagggctactTTGAAGTCATTGGTTGCTGTATCGAAAATTATGACTTTAAAAAGCAATCGTCCTTGAAGGAAATAGAGCAATATTTTCTCTTATGTCGTGATGTTTACCTCTTTATTGTAGTTTATCCCCCTGGGTGGTGCGCAGGTTCTGATGACTCGAATCCATTGATACAAGTCAACTTCAAAGCCAAAATTTATGTTACTGGTCTGACCACCCAGGGATCCAGCAACTCCGCCTATGTGAAAACCTATAAAGTTAAGTACGGTGACTCCACAGCCACATTGACGTACGTGAAAACTTCCGGTGGAAGTGCTCAACTGGTAAGTACCTTGAATTggtaattttttacaaatatagGCACTTATCATCACGCTGACATAAATTATGATTACATATCCCTCCACCCGGTTGTTAGCACAACTCGGGTAgtaatattaaagacactgacactggacactaatggtaatattgtcaaagaccagtcttctcacttggtgtagctaaaaaaaaaaaatcataaaatatcaaacctgtgaaaatttgagctcaatcggccatcgaagttgcgagatgataatgaaagaaaaacacaccattgtcacacgaagttgtttgctttcagatgcttgatttcgagacctcaaattctaaatctgtggtctcaaaatcgaattcgtggaaaattacttcctgctcgaaaactactccactttagagggagccttttttcacaatgttttatactcaatctctccccattactcgttaccaagtaaggttttatgctaataattattttgagtaaaatattaccaatagtgtccagtgccttataaTAGGCATGTCAGCTATGGAGGCATTTCAGGGCCTTATAATCTGGACAGAGGATTGGCTACTATCAGTACTACGTTTCACACGAATTACACTTCCGAAATGCCTTTTATTTATACTaatgtgcacaaaatagttattggcccGACGTTTTGACATAGAAGAACCTCTATAAAAGTTAAATCATAATTGTTGGTGTAGACATCCATCTGAGACGGAAGTTTGTCATCGTTGTGAGAGCCCATTGTGTACTAATAGTTTTGTATGTCCTTGACTCCTGTGTTCATTCAAAATTCAAGTGCCTTTGACATTGCTTCTAACCACAAGTTTTCATCACCCTCTAAATAATGggcgcgttcgtttagcttccctgggtcgaacccggtgtgtggcgttttttttttccaggatgaacgtgtgcagttaattacccacgttcgtcctgggaaaaaaaaaccgccacacaccgggtcgatccaggggtggatttcacaaatgtagtcctaacttaggactagtcctaggcaatgctaagagatatgactagtcctaagttaggaccagtaactcatcctaacttaggactggtcctatctcttagcattgcctaggactagtcctaagttatgactacctttgtgaaatccactccaggggagctaaatgaacgcacccaatatacaGCGCTGCCTTACTACCATTATTGCGCCTTCACTTGATGATGGGTTTCGCAAAAAGAAAAATCGTGAAATGAGGCTATGTAGAGGGGATTGTTGGTAGTCGTgtgcgtttttttttatccagaATTGGCTTCCAATAGCGAGTTTTAaatcagtgctaacacacatcggtgtatgggtaaaaaaacaaaattaatattctttatccccgatgcaaatttaacataatattatatcgttgcggtacccgctgccaaaacataggattcgaactgcctttagctaccgggctgctttggtagtctagttgataagacactgctctagaatggacccttcccatgaaatatgctaagtACTTTTACACATGCGttgagttgtgcactaagcagacgcgcaattgcgtctgcgtcacgcacccattagccgtgtacaaaacagcgcgatgttccctcatgttgccaaccaaaacgttagtgcgcaagCGCTACgtgtaatttacatatttcatgggaagggtctattgctaGGGTCGAGGGTTCGAATCatacccgagtaacatgcctgtgatatttgttttcacatgactcgggaaagtactgagtaaacagtgttaacacacatcggtttatgggtaaaaaacaacattaatagAGTTTTATATCGTTTTGTCAACAGTTCATCGGTAATTCTGATAAAGATAGTCACGTCACCAACCGGTTCTCGTCAATGTTGCACGCTCGGTTCCTGCGCATCAACCCGGTTTCAAAGGGAGAATTTTATTACTGTCTGCGCTTTGAGGTGTTGGGATGTCGGTAAAGTAACcggtgttaaagggaaggtacacgtttggtaattactcaaaacaaatattaacttgaaaactgacttggtattaaacacgttgatagtataaaacattgttggaaatgactccctctgaagtaacgtagtttttgagaaagaggttatttctcactaaataataACATACGTCTAGCTACAAGTCTTATGTtcctacctgaaagcacacaagttagTCCAAAAAGgaacgtttttttctttcatcattttcttgcaacttcgatgaccgattgagcccacattttcacaggcttgttattttatgctggtgttggtatacaccaattgagaacactggtctttgacaattaccaaacgtgtacagtgtatTTAAGTTCAtgtaatgctactctcacactaatGCGAATATTCTAGCGAATAAATATGAATATTCGAAACTCGCGATTGAATGTTCTCTGTCGTCCCTCAagctctccttaccaatatctaaCGCATAATACACACGCTTTACTGACAGTACCAAGGCTTACGAAATtcgatggcgaattaccgtcttcagAACAGTCGTTGAAAATTAGGAAGTGCTTCGTATTGCCGCTCTCACAAAGTGGCGTATGTTCATACGAAGATAAATATTTGAATTCCGCATTaaattcgtccaaaatggcggttggatAGCGTTCTCACCACTATATCGTTCTCGGCcggccctctccttaccaatgccttacgaatgcttaccaaaGATTGACAATGCCTTTACGAACAATGCCAAAGCTACGCACGGTTTACCAAAGTTACCAATGATTACGGAAATCGACGGCGAAAGACCGGTTTCTAAATTgagcgatcttcgtaaggacgtggggaataatttgtgaacgttccgaatttgttaccaacgcttacgaagacacggtgAAATATTTCCTTTCGTAAGCACATTTGCTAGCATATTCGTAtcagtgtgagagtagcattaggGAATGAGTTGAGGTCAAGTGTGGAGACCAACCTGgaagatgttaaaaaaaaacttgaatgaTTTCAAAAAGTCATGTGTTCCCGTGACAGTATGAATTCACATACACAGCAGAATAATCGTGCAATTAAAGTTAGGATctattgtttttacaaaacaaaacgatAACACTGTATTGGTTGGAGACCGATAAGGGTTGAacctaacaaacaaacattattgaTGACTTCGGGAAAAAAGGTCGTGAAGATTgattaaaaggttttttttaatggtaatGCAATTATATTAAAATGTGTAATTACCACAACCTCCACAACCTGGGTTTCAGTATCTTCAACTTTTGTAGAAACTATAGGTACATTGTTGCGTAACGTTAGTCCTATCTATTTGACTCGGGCAACGAGTcggttttgaaaaacaaaagtgcACTTGTAGAGTATTACTTTTTGGGGTAAGTTACTTTTTGGGGCAAGTATCCAAACTACTGACATGACAACAAGTTCAAGTAAAACAAGTCTTTTTGAAGCCGAGAAAAGTCTTCTTGAGTATGTTTTGATATCAGcattgttttttggggggattgGGAGTTTATATCTCGTGCTTGCCCTAAGCCGATGACTACGTTTTGGAGACACATAATAATACATACAGCTGAACATAAAGGCCATAgggaatagaccgatccattaagctccgccccattgcgtattgaccaatcacaacgcaacgaaggtccgacactgaGGTCCGACAtccgtgcgcgtatgcttggcgcgcgcggcagagttgtgcataACGGCTTTGGAGAGGCtgacatgttcttgctcacacttgcgttgtgggcggagcctactggatcggtctattcaaAAGACTGGGTCCTTGTGTGTATAAAGTGTATAAGGGGTCAGGGGCAATCTAACAAGATGTCTGCACAGGGATGCCAATAATATATGTCATTTTGAATTCAGAGCTGTGTAGTGagagagttaaaggcagtggacactattggtaattactcaaaataattattggcataaaacctttcttggtgacgagtaatggggagaggagaggttgatggtataaaacattgtgagaaacggctccctctgaagtgccatagttttcgagaaagagtaattttccacgaatttgctttcaagacctcaagttctaaacttgaggtctcgaaatcaaccatctaaacgcacacaacttcgtgtggcaagggttatttttatttcattattatctcgcaagttcgatgaccgattgagctcaaattttcacaggtttttttattttatgcatatgttgagatacaccaactgtgaagacgtgtctttgacaattatcaatagtgtccactgcctttaagatagaGGGACCACCTTCGTTAGGTTACAGGGTTGCTGGAAGTAATTTCGGGTCCAAATGCGGCACAACCACTGATCTCTACTAGTATACTGACAGTATACATGAGATCGGTAGAAATAAGCAGTAGTTACAACAACATTTCTTTCAAAAAGACTCAGAATATCGATACAAATATGTCGATGATAACAGGTAATTAATTGAATATTTATAGATAATACATAATTTATAAGTTAGATTATTTAAAACTTGTAACATGGCCTAtgtaaaaacaatcaattacGGGGACAATATCAcccaccacacacacacaactcAAAATCTAAGACCGAAAGTTGAGACCAGACAAAATGGATTAAAATAACTATAAGTATAACATGATAATTGTAAATTAATGAATTAACGGAGTGACTTGACAAAATAAGCATCCAACAGGTAAAACATAATGTGCAGTATAGTCTGATACGGTGGGTTTGCTATGCTTTGGTTCGCTTCTAATCACCAGATGTACAcactctaaaaacaaaacatctccGACTGAACCTTCACCGTTCGAAATTTATTTCTTACCGAAATTATCCAGTTAACAGCCTCACCTACGAAACTACAACACAATATCAAAGAAGTGGTTAAacaggatttgaagataatgatagtggaaagcttcccttcaaatattactaactaaggttgtgtagtttttgagaaatgagtaaaacaagtcacaacatagttttggtctcatgagaccaaaaatattttagcatgtaaaatccccttcaaggcagtggacacacttcgtaattgtcaaatactagcctccacacagttggtgtatctcaacacatgcataaaataccaaacctgtaaaaatttgagctcaattggtcatcgaacttgtgagataataatgaaagaaaaaacacccttgtcacacgaagttatgtgcgtttagatggttgatttcgagacctcaagttctaaatccgaggtctcaaaatcaaattcgtggaaaattacttctttctcgaaaactatggcagttcagagggagccgtttctcacaatgttttatactgtagCGGAAAGTCAAGTGACGGACATGCGACTGTTTAGTGTAGTCCATGCGTTTGCATGTGTTTGCTGTGTGGCTGGGATCGATGCAAGTGGGCGGAGCCTAAGCGCTTTCAGTGACTCAGGCTGGCATGGTGCGCGTGCGCAGTGATTAGGTTAGCAGGGTGCGCGTGCGCAGTTAGCGATCTGGGACGGCATGCGCAGAGGCATGGCACCGGGGCTAGCGTGTAGAGGGCAGTAACGAGTCAGGTGTGTGTAGCGGAAGACCTCCAAACAGGAGGTGCTGTGTAAATAGGTCGTGGATGGAGCAGGAGAGATCGTAAGTTAAGTTTTCTGTacaaagtgtacatgtatataagttTGTTCATTCTTGCATATTGTGTTTATCATTGCATTTTATGTGATAGGTCAAGGGTCTTATACGAGTTTATCTTTGTATTCTTATATGATAGGCCAGGGGTCTACGGAATTGTTATTGCATAAGTTGTTGAGTATTTCTGTGTGTATTTTCATGTAATTGTGTTTATGCGACACGCTAGTTGGGTGTATAGTTTCCAGTCACACATGCTTTGGCTTGTGACAAGGTAAAGAACACCTTCCAGCTTTCGATTCCATTTCTcacgattttatttttaaagtgctCGATAAATTTAATTTCGGTCCCTCAGTTACAAAATGGATCCGGGTACTTTACAACCAAGCCTCGTCATCAGTTTTAGTTAATGGGTTCCTTTCAGAATCATTCCAGATCGGGAGAGGTTGAAGGCAAGGAGACGGATTAAGCCCTTACTTGTTCCTTTTGTGTGCAGAAGTTTTATCCATGTTGGTATGCAATGACAAAATTCTTGAAGGTATTAAGGTTGAGGGTACAGAATTTTGAATATCCCAGTATGCGGATGATACGGTATTGTTTTTGAATGGCACCGAGAAGTCTTTGCAAGCAGCGTTTAAAATTCTTGACCTATTTGCAAGTATGTCTGGATTGAAAGTTAACATTGAGAAAACGAACGCCATTTGGGTTGGTTCTAAGAAGGGTTGTGGTGAAAAGCTTTGTGAAGAGATTAAGGTGAACTGGGTTGAGGATGAGCACATTTTTCAAACTCTTGGTATTGAGTTTTCTACTGACCTAAATTCCATGGTTTTGTTAAATTACAATAGAGTTATTTGTTCCATTCGTGGACAAATCTTCAACTGGTCTAAGAGACACTTAACCGTTCTAGGGAGAATTGCCGTTGTCAAATCTTTACTTTTGTCTAAACTTACTTACCTTGTGTTAACCATCCCCGACCCACCCTGTAATATGATCAAAGAATAAAACACTATGTTCTTTAACTTCATTTGGAAAGGACACGACCGTGTTGCTAGAAACTAAATGCTCCAAGATTATGGTCTGGGTGGGTTGCGGATGGTTGATGTCCGTGCTTGTATACACGTAGACGCTTTAAAAATCAACTGGTTACGTAGACTTTACAAGGCTAACCAGTCGTCAGACTGGTCCACTTTATGTAATCATATTTTTGGCATTACTCGTTTGTTATTATTGGAAGGTGGCTCAGCAAAATGTGTGGGTACGCAaagaatttataataatttttggcTCGATGTGTTCAAATCGTGGTCTAATTTTACTCGGGTCCACTTACCCACAACTACAGTGGAGGTACTAAAGAGCACGCTTTGGTTTAATGATAAAATTAAAGTTGGTGGGAAgtgtatttattataaacattgggAAAGCAAAGGAGTTAAGTTTGTTTGTGATCTTATTGACGAGAATGGGGATTTTCTCCCTCTTGAAGATTTCAAGAACACATTTAGTGTCCACACTAACTTCCTGGAGTATAGTGGGGTGTTAAGAGCTATTAAGTCGTCCTTTAAGGACATCTTGATAAAACACTCGCatcttaattttccttttttacctTTCAACCTTGAAGTCCTTTTAAAGGACAAAAAGGGGTCACAAAGAATCTATCATGTTTTAGTCCTATCTTAACAGGTCAAAAGGAAATTTATTGACAATTGGAACGTCAAACTTAATACCAACCTCGATTCTTCGAAGTGGTCTTTGATTTTTAACATTCCCAACTCATGTACTGTGGACACTAAACTAAGATGGTTTCAATTTAGATTAATCCATCGGATCCTGGGCactaattcatttttgtttaaaatcaataagACCGACACTAATCTCTGTACATtctgcaaaaaagaagaagcgaCCATTTTCCATTTTTTCTGTTCCTGCACCCATACTATTTCTTTTTGGTCATCAGTGTTTTCATGGATAAAAGAACAGACTAATTTCTCCCTTGCAATGGATAACgaagtttttctttttggtaatacCAAAAATAGCAATGTGGTTAACTTGATCCTGTTGATATGTAGATTTTATGtgtatacaatgaaaatgaTCGGGAAACGCCcatcacttttagttttaaaacgaGAGGTGAAAAAGTACTATTCAATggaaaaatttatgtttttttactaaTGGAGTAAACTTCAAGATTTATCAGAAATGGGACTCATTTTTGATCTTAGGCCAAGGTTAACTTGCttttattgttaatgttattgtatattgtatttgtCATGTAAGAACTGTTTGTACGAATATTGAGACAAGTGACagtggaaaataaatgagaatccctgggataaaaaaaaaaaaaaaaaaaaaaaaaaaaaaaaaaaaaaacaccttctaGTAGTGTAAGAATTAAGTTAGGCTGTGATTGTGTTTATGTGACACGCTAGTTGAGTGTATGGTCGCAAATGCTTTGGCTTGTGACAAGGTAAAGAACACCTTCTGGTAGTGTAAGAATTAAGTTGTGTTTTCGTGGTTATGGTATTGCACTAGGAACGTGTAGAGGCACACTGTCAAAGCTTTTGGCTTGCGGTAAGGGTGAACGCAGTTCGGGAAGCGTGATTTGGTGTGGTTATTTTCTGGTATTTGTTGCTTTCTTGTATTGGTTATTGTACCCTATATTTAGTGTTCCGTGGGCAGTGGAAACCTATCTGGAGGACCACACTGTGAGCAGTTGCACAAGTATAAGGGTTACAGATATATAAAGTTAAAGTAAAGAGAGGGTTACATGATTACAAAGTAAGTGTCATCCGGTTACAAAGTAAGCGTCATCGGGTTACACGGTTACACAAAAAGGGACGAGTACAGTTTTGCAAAGCAATGGGGTTACCTTGGATGTAGCAGCTGGTTACTTGGGTTTACTTTGGATGTAGCAAAGGGTTACTTGGGGTTACGTTAGAGCAAGGGTATGTGTAGTAATAGGGTATGTTGTAGTACTGATTTAATGGtatgtacaaatgtatattCATTGACCCTGAGAGAAAGGTGCTTAATAAACGAATCCATGCCCAATTATGTATATGAGTTGATTGAATATTGATTGTGCAATAAAGGATCCAGTGATCACTTTTACCGACAGCCAATTATTTTGTCAAGGTTTCTCTGCTTACGTGTAACTTGAGTTTGTGTACCTAACAGAATTAGTCTGATCATTACGCAATCGGCGGTATATTTCCTCCAAAACGGACCCCGTCTCACAGCCTTTAGACCCCTCGATGGTCTTTTAAGCCTGGAGAAGAGTTAGGCCAAGGATCAAATTGTAATTTGCCTGTAATAATTTGCAATTGCATGCCacaataccatcaacctctcctcattactcgtcaccaagacgggttttatgctagtaattattttgagtaattaccaatagtgtccactgctttaaccagttatgataacataccaaaaccatagcataactggttgaTACGTTGTTACATGAGACAAAAGTTATTacgtttactcatttctcaaaaactacagcacctcggtaagtaaaatttcaagggaagctttcaactatcataatcttcaaactgtgtaagtttaatgtaaatctgttgacattgtgttttttgttaggaaaaagtacatataccctttaaacaaaaaaatgaaatcatgAAAAGGGTCATATCATACAAACTAATATGgcttaacaatgttttttcccCAATAAGTGGCATTCATAAGTTGAGATGCGTAAACAGCTGTATTTAACATGCTttgcacaaaacaaatatttcattgCATTCTGTTGAGCAATTTTTATAAGGCGCCAGTGCAATTTAACTTGTTATAAATACAATCAAATACTGTAAACTACAATGGACCGTGCAAGTGTCGCGCGTGTTCGTACGTTTCAAACATTAAAATGCGTGTTGTTGAGTGCAGTTAATATTTAGTTTAATGTTTAAATTGAGCGAACCTAAACAGGAACATTTTACAGTTTGGAAGTGTTGAAATAAGCGCCTAAACTTGCACGGTCTTGTAACTATTTATTTACCGGAACATGTTGGAATGCGTATGATTGgagacaataaaacaaacccattgataaaaagtgaacaaatgtttttgattgaattgtgttaagtgtcttgtcaggggcttacccggatgagcaccgcggggtcgacacggggaagctaatcaaacgcacccaattGGGAACTCAATGTTCATTTATGCCTCCAGTGTAACAAAATTGCAGCAGCAACCGCTAGTGTTTGTAAACCAGCCATTATAATGAATGCCACGGTGTAGTCTCCAGTTAAGTCGTAAATCAATCCTGGTGGAGaaa contains these protein-coding regions:
- the LOC117299635 gene encoding lactadherin-like, with amino-acid sequence MSSFYGPVPEPDPGQPYNKYHWVKSAMQKLQSGCLKEVPLEGVCSMNLSTPLGMENGDILNSDIAASTIGLEYIPSGARLNNEVYPPGWCAGSDDSNPLIQVNFKAKIYVTGLTTQGSSNSAYVKTYKVKYGDSTATLTYVKTSGGSAQLFIGNSDKDSHVTNRFSSMLHARFLRINPVSKGEFYYCLRFEVLGCR